From a single Nitrospirota bacterium genomic region:
- a CDS encoding cation transporter, with protein MGRNILEVKDYSLQVRKVLLLTLVLNSLVAIMKIIYGYATNSIAMTSDGFHSFFDGISNIVGFIGIWIASHPPDERHPYGHKKYETLFTIIIAIMIFLTCFQILKKVYFSFQDMHKTSVTFMSFTVMFITMMINIIVMLYESKKGKQLCSEILIADAMHTKSDIFASIAVIASLIFSRMGYYYADIIVGVIITFLIARIGFKIIKGASDILVDTVCINTAIIEGVVNSIDGVRGCRNIRTRGQENAVYLDMAVVVDKNLPIEKAHRIADNIEEKIKKEFPSIIDIVVHIEPEKQ; from the coding sequence ATGGGAAGGAATATTTTAGAAGTAAAGGATTACAGCCTTCAGGTAAGAAAAGTCCTCTTATTAACCTTGGTATTGAATTCACTTGTTGCTATTATGAAAATTATATATGGGTATGCAACAAACTCAATTGCTATGACATCCGATGGATTTCATTCATTTTTTGACGGTATTTCAAATATTGTTGGGTTTATCGGTATCTGGATTGCGTCGCACCCTCCTGATGAAAGGCATCCATACGGACATAAGAAATATGAGACATTATTTACAATTATCATTGCCATCATGATTTTTTTGACTTGTTTTCAAATATTAAAGAAAGTATATTTCTCTTTTCAGGATATGCATAAAACAAGTGTAACATTCATGAGTTTTACTGTGATGTTTATAACAATGATGATAAATATAATAGTTATGCTTTATGAATCTAAGAAAGGCAAGCAACTATGCAGTGAAATTTTAATAGCGGATGCAATGCATACAAAAAGTGATATATTTGCATCCATTGCTGTTATAGCAAGCCTCATTTTTTCAAGAATGGGATATTATTATGCAGATATTATTGTTGGTGTTATTATTACATTTCTTATAGCAAGAATTGGTTTTAAAATTATAAAAGGAGCTTCAGATATACTTGTTGATACTGTCTGTATTAATACTGCAATAATAGAGGGTGTTGTTAATTCAATTGATGGTGTAAGAGGCTGTCGTAATATAAGAACGAGAGGTCAAGAGAATGCTGTATATCTTGATATGGCGGTTGTTGTTGACAAAAATCTACCAATCGAAAAAGCCCATCGTATAGCTGATAATATCGAA